GGCACCAGTTCCGCCTGGACGGCTCGCACGAGCTCGGCGGGCAGTACCGCCTGTATCAAGTCGAAGCGCCGGCCAAGGCCCCGGTGGAGACCGCCTTCCCGTTCTCGTCGGCGGACGCCCTGGTGGCCGCCTTCAATGCCGGCGTGAAGTTCGAGGTCGTCAATGCGGACGGTAAGGTATCGCCCGTCACGAAGATCGAGAAGAACGGCCTCGGACGCGCCGGCTTCTACGTCGAGGCGAAAGGTGACGGCCCCTGGTCGCAGTTCGACCTCCGTGGCAACAACGCCTGGATGGGCGACACGCTGCGCGTGAAGGTGGAGCTCACCGCCGACTGGTCGGGCCCCGGCCTCCAGGTGTTCAACGCCGCCGGCGTCAAGGTCATGGCGATTGGCCCGACTGCCCCGAACCCGCTGCGTGTCACCGAGTCCGGCTCGGTCACCTCGGCACCCGCCCCGGCGCCGACCCCGAAGCGTGCCGTGGACTTCCCGAACTGGCTGGACGAACTGGCGAAGGGCACGAAGTTCTACTGCCCCGCGACCAACGAGGACGTCACGGGCATCAACGTGAGCGCCAAGGGTCTCCAGGTCATGCTGACGAAGGTCGGCGTCACCGGCGCAACCCCGCGCCACTCGACCAACTACCGCCTGAACGGTAGCCACAAGCACGTCAGCGCCCGCTCGCTGGTCGTGAAGCCCGAGCCGGTCGCCGCGCCGGCCCCGCGCGTCGGCAAGTCGTCCCGCGCCGCCATCCTCAAGAACCGCCTGAACGGGCAACTGTTCGTGGTCCGCGAAGGCGAGGTCCTGCCCCCGATCCGTGGCGTCCGCGACGCCGCGCTGGTCGGTGAAACGACCATCGTGGAGTAATCCACGTCATCCCCTGGCCCCTCTTCGGAGGGGCTTTTTCATTTCTACATCACAACGGAAGCAAATGGCTGACGCAAAGAAGAAGTCCAAGATCATCGAGAAGGCCGTGACCCCGAAGGGCACGCTCATCTACGCATGGGTGGACAAGCCGGACAACTCGGAGTACGGCAAGGGCAAGTACAAGTGCGGCATCCTGCTGGAGAAGGGCGTCAAGGCGAACGACGAGTTCGCCAAGAAGCTGAACTCCCTGCACAAGGCCGCCAAGGGCAAGAGCGACGCTCGCCCGGCCAAGGACGGCGACGAACTGGCCGAGGACAACGAGAAGAAGGAAAAGCTGCGCGGCTTCTGGGTCATCACGGCCAAGTCGCAGAACAAGCCGTCGCAGAAGGCCGCCGACGGCAAGACCGACCTGAAGGAAACCGCCCGCTCGGGTGACTTCGGTCGCCTGTCGGTCGCCATCGCAGAGTACGACGCTGGCGCCAACAAGGGCGTCACGCTGTACCTGAACGGCCTGAAGCTCCTGGAGCGCCGCGCCGGCCACGATCTCGGCTTCGAGGACGAGTCGGACGACTACGAGAACGACGCCGCCGAAGGTAGCGACACCTCGGAAGACGACGACGGCGACAACGGCGGCAACCAAGGCGCTGGTGACGACTCGGACTTCTGAGGTCCGCCTGGACGTGGTGCCCCTGCCGGCGCCGCGTCCTCGCGTGTTCCAGAACCGGGCCTACATGCCCGCGTCGTACACCGCGTTCTGCAAGGAAGTCGCAGCCGCCCTCCCGCAGACCGATGAACCCCCGCTCGACGGCGAACTGAAGATGTTCATTGAGTTCGTCTGCAAGCCCATTGCGAAGTCGAAGTTCACCACGCCTGCGGGCGACCTGGACAACCTCGCCAAGGGCGTCATGGACGTGCTCACCAAGGAAGGCTGGTACGGCGACGACCGCCAGATCATCCGCCTCGTGCTGTCCAAGCGGTTCCCCGAAGCCGGCGAAGTCCCGCACATGAAGTTCCAACTGTGCCGGATGCTGCCGCAGACCTGTCGTCTCTTCCCTCTCGAATCCGAATGATCGCCATCCTCATCAAGTTCCTGCAACGCCTCGCGCAGGCCCTGGACAAGCTCGCCCAACGCGAAGCCGCCAAGGCCGAAGAGAAGCTGAAGCAAGCCGCAGACCTCGTGGCGCGTGCCAACGAGCACCGCAAGACCTTCGGCCACGCCTCGCGCACGGCCAGCGCACTGAAAGACCTCGTGTCGTGATCGACGTCCGTCCCATGGACGACCGTCCGATGCCCTGAACCCTGAAAGGAAAGACCCCATGCTGCCCCGTTTCCCCGTCACTGCCCCCGTCGCCCCGCGCGACCCGCTGTCCCCCCAGGCTCGCCTCGTGCTGAAGCACCTGCAAAGCGTGGGGTCGATCACCAACGTCGAAGCGAACGCCGTGCATCGCGTGCGCTCGCTGTCGCGCCGCATCACCGAACTGAAGGACGCCGGCCACAAGGTCCGCAAGGACTTCCGCAAGGACACGACCGGCCAGCGCTACGTGCGCTACAGCCTGGAGAAGTGATGGACCTCCGAACCGAGCACCCCGACTTCGAGCCCGTGAAGGGCTCATCCGAATCCTGCGAGGGCTGTCACCTACTCGGTACGTACACGTGCAATGACGTGGCGTGCTGTGGGTGGGACTTCCCGGAAGCGCATCCCCGTCACGAAGACGGCTACCACATCATCTGGGTGAAGAAGCAATGACCCGCATCGTCACCGAGTACACCGCCATCCACAGCGCCACTGGCAAGGCCGTCAGCAAGACGTACCACTCGCAGGCACCGGCAACGTGCGTGGCGAAGGCATTCGCCCGCCGCAATCCGACCGAGACCTACCACGTCCACGCTGACGTCTTCGTCTACGAGCAATCCACCGTCGTGAAGACGGTCAAGGGAGCCAAAGCATGAAGCTCTACCAGAAGCGCAAAGACGGCCCCCTGGCCGCCCTGTGCACCCTCGCGTGCTATGCGCTGTTCCCGCCCGCGCTGCTGATCCTCCTGATCGAGCAGGCATGTGAGACGGTGCGCGACGAGTGCCGCGGAGTCCCTGGCCCGCGCGATACGTACCAGGAGATGCTGGCCGAGATGCGCTACCGCCGCGCACGTCGGCAGGCCAAGCGGAACAACCCCGAACTGAAGTGGGACTGAGCCGTGTACGAAATCTACGACGACACCTGGTGGTGGACTGCGATGAAGTGGATTTTCTGGATCGCCCTGATCTTCGGCATCGTCACGGGAATCGCCAAGTGCCACAACTCCGAATGGAACCAGGAGCGCATCGCTGCTGAGGCCAAGGCGGAGGCCGAGCGGCGAGTCCCGCGCGTCTACTCGAAGTCACCGGACGGCTGCACGGTCTACCAGTTTCACAACGGCGACCGCTACCAGTACTTCACGCGCTGCCCCAACGCCTCCACCACGACCTCCAACACTCGCACCGAATCCTGCGGCAAGAACTGTAGCCGGACGGTGGAATCCCCCATCACGAACTGATCCCATGCGAAACGCTGACAACCTTCTGCACTATAGCGGCCTGAAGCTGCACCACTCGCCACTGGAAGATCAACCCTTCCCCGACGTCATCAAGGCCGAGCCGATGTTCTTCCGGGCGGACTTGGACTTCGCCCGACGGGAAGGTGGCCTACTGACCCATGAGTTCCTCCGCGAAGCAGAGGAAATCTGGGGCGACATCTCGAACGTCATCATCGACTCCCGGCACCACATGCTGATGCCTGGGATGTACCCCTGCATTCCCGGCTGGCACACCGACGACGCGCCTCGCTCCCCGGCGTACTGCGGCGGCCAGCCGAACATCTTCACGCCGCACTACGAGACCGAGCACCTCCTGTGCGTGGTCGATTGCGGCACCGAGTCTCTCACCGAATTCCTGGTGGGCGACGTCGAGCTCTCCCGGCGCTACATCGAGCGCAAGTGGGCCGAAGACGGCGCCAACTTCTACAAGACCGCCGACCGGCTGCTGGACACCTACGCCCCCGGCGAGCGCATCCAGGTGAAGTCCGGCCAGATCGCGGAGTTCAACGTCCACTCCTGGCATCGCGGGATGCCGGCGAAGCATCGCGGCTTCCGCTGGTTCATCCGCATGACTCGCTACTCGAAGCACAAGGTCGAGAACGAGATTCGATCCAACGCCCAGGTCTACCTGACCGACGCAGCCTACGGGTGGTGACATGAAGCTATTCACAAGCCCAGGACTGCTGGCGCAGATCGACGCCACCATCGCAGACGCAAATCGTCGCGGCGATGTCCCTAGCCACATTGTGGTCGAGCCGTTCGAGTGGCACGAACTGAATCGGCTCATGCGCGAGCGCGGCGCCAACATAAGCATCCCTTCGGAGACGACCGGGCGCCCTGTCCGGTACTTCAAGGCAGCGGATAGCCGTGACATGTGCGGCTTCAGGGCGCTCGGGAAGTATCGAGACGTCTGGTTCTACTGCGTGGACTCCAAGCGGTACATCGTGGAATGACGCTCCGCTACAGGGACACCATCGTGTCCCGCAATAGCGATCTCTATCGCGCACTGGAGGCCGGGGACGATTCCCTGGCCTCTCGCATTTACACCGAGGCGAACGCCGAGTTCGCCAAGTTCTTTCAAGGATTCGAGCATCTATGGCAAAGCAAAACTACACCGTCACCCTCAAGTTCCGTGGCTACTTCGCCGGCAAGCGTGACGACGGTCGCTACGACCTCCGTGGCCGAGGCCAGCGCAGCATCGTGACGCTGGACGAGCTCCAGGTCCTGCTGAACGCCCGCCCGAAGGGTCGCCGCTGATGGGCGCCACGCACGACACCGAGTCAGTCCTGCTGCACAAGGGTCCGTGCGATAAGTGCGGGTCCAGTGATGGCCGGGCTGTCTACGATGACGGCCACTCCTACTGTTTCGCGGGATGCTCCGATGACGACCGATACGAAGGACCAACTGGTGAAGGCACTGGCCGCCCTGCGCCGGAACGAAAGCCCCACAAAGACCTTCTACCTGTTGGTGAGTACCGCGACCTTAACAAGCGTGCCCTCACTGCGGAAACTTGTCGACGATTCGGATATTCGGTGGGTCGTGATCGAGACGGAGAACCCGTTCAAATCGCCACCTATTGTGACGCCACGGGTGCCCCCGTCGCCCAAAAGCTACGGACCCCGGACAAGGACTTCGCGGTACTAGGCGACCTGAAGAAGGCCGGCCTGTTCGGGCAGCACCTGTGGCCGGCGAAGGGGAACAAGATCGTCATCACCGAGGGCGAGATCGACTGCCTGTCGGTGGCCCAGGCGCAGGCACTCAAGTGGCCCACTGTCTCCATCCCGAACGGCGCCCAGGGCGCGGCGAAGGCGATCACCAAGAGCCTGGAGTTCCTCCGGGGCTACAACGAGATCATCCTCTGGTTCGACAACGACGAGCCGGGCCGCAAGGCCGTGGAGGAATGCGCCCTGCTGCTGCCTCCTGGCAAGTGCAAGGTGATCGTGACTCCAGACGATCTCAAGGACGCCAACGATCTCCTGAGGGAGCGGGGGCCGGCTGCGGTTGTCAAGTGCATCTTCGACGCGCAGACCTACCGACCGGATGGTGTCATCGGCGGCGAGCAGTTGACCGTCGAGCGCCTGAAGGCGAAGGCTGCGCCGGGCTGGCAGACGCCCTACCCGAAGCTCAATGAGATGACCCGAGGTATCCGGCCCCGGCAACTGTGGATGATTACCGCAGGGACCGGCGTCGGGAAGTCCACGGACGCTCGTGAGTGGATGTACGCCGCCCTCTGCGAAGGTATGCCGTGCGGCGCTGTCTTCCTGGAGGAAAGCGTCGAGGACACGGCGAAGTACCTCGTGGCCCTGGACCACAACGTGCTGGCTGAGGACCTGGAGGACAACCCGGAGATTCTCACCGACGCTCAGTGGGCCGCGAGCCACGCCAAGCTCTTCGCACCGCCGGGCCTGTACCAGGCTTACGACCACTTCGGGGCGATGGATTCCGACTCGCTCATTGCGAAGCTGGAGTTCATGGCGGCCAACGGGGCGCGGCTCCTGTTCCTGGACCACATCACCATCGCCGCGACGGGCCTCGACCTGGAGGGCGTCGATGCGCTGATGGTCAACCTGCGGTCCCTGATCGAGCGCACCGGCTGTTCCATCGTCTGCATCTCGCACCTCCGCAAGACGCCCACTGGCGCCAAGGCGGCGGAGGAAGGCGGACAGATTAGCCTGGACGACCTGAAGGGGTCGGGCTCCATCAAGCAAATCCCTGACGTCATCATCGCCAAGGAGCGGAACCAACAAGCCGAGAACGAGGCCGAGCGGGACGTGGCGCAACTGCGCGTCCTGAAGGTCCGACGTGGCGGCAAGACTGGCCCCGCCGACAAGGTGAAGTACGACACCGTCACCGGACGGCTGACTCCCTTCGTGGAGCCGGACCCGATGGAGTGCCCGGAGGACGATGACGACGTGCCGTTCTGACGGCATTGCTCGCCTGCTGCTGAAGTCCTCTCGATACCGTGCCAAACGTGGCGGCCTACGCCACACGCTGACCCTGGCGGACATCTATGTCCCCGACCGCTGTCCCGTCCTGGGGCTGCGGCTTATCCCCTCCAAGGGCCGCGCTGGCCCGAACTCCCCGTCACTAGATCGCATCGACTCGCGCAAGGGCTACGTCCCTGGCAACGTCATCGTGGTCTCGTGGCGGGCCAACGAACTCAAGAAGAACGCAACCCTCCTGGAAATGGAGCGGGTCGCCGCGTTCTATCGACAACTCGCAGACCGGAAATGAAGACCGATGAAGTCTACGTGGACCCGAAGGTGGCCTACGCCTCCTTCCGATTCACTGACGGGGGCGACGTGCTCCCGAAAATCCGAGCGGCGGCAGAGTCCGCTGTGAAGGCATGTGTTGCCGCTGGCCGCACCCCGAAGATGGTCGAGGTCGTGATTCGTGTCGCACCCTGACCAGTGGCACCGTGAAGACCACGTAGACGACATCCTCTCGTTTGACCTGGAGACCGATGGGTTCCTGAAGGAGCTCACGCGTATCTGGGTGATGGCGATTGGCGTCGTCGGCTCCGATGACATCATCACCTACACCGATCATGACCCGGCCTACCCTTCGGTTGCCGAGGGCATTGAGCGCCTCCGCAAACACCGAGACCGTGGCGGCAAGTTCGTCGCGCACAACGGGATCGGCTTCGACCTCAAGGCGATCCGCAAGGTTTCTGGACTGGACATTCCGTGGACTCAACTGTGGGACACCATGGTCCTGGGTCGGCTCCGTAACCCTGAGCGGCCCGGTGGTCATAGCCTGGAATCCTATGGGGTCGAACTCGGAATTCTTAAGGGCTCCCACAACGAGTGGGACAGGTACTCGGAAGCGATGCGTTCGTATAACGCACAAGACATCGCGGTCACGAATGCCCTGTTCCTGAAGCTCAAGCCCGTCCTGTCCTGGGGCGAGAGCGCCCTGCTGGAACACTACGTCGCGTACCTGATCGACCTCCAGATGGAGAACGGCTTCCCGCTGAACATGAAGGAGGCCATCGAGCTCGCGGCGCAACTGTGGGAAGAGCGCGAAGGCTATCTCGCGGAGATGCAGCGGGTCTTCCCGCCGATCTACGTGAGCGCCGGCCTGAAGCAACCCAAGGTCACGCGCAAGTACAAGGACAAGCAAGGCCGCGTCTGGGAGTACACCAAGGGCGCGGAGTACACCGAGGTCACGCTCCAGGAGTTCAATCCCGGCTCCGAGTATCACATCGACCGTCGCCTGTTCCGCAAGTACGGCTTCCGGTTCCCTCTGACCGAGGCCGGCAACCCGAACGTAACCGAGAAGATTCTCAAGAAGCTCGACTTCCCGGAGGTCCAGCCGCTCATCAAGTACGCGCGGGTGGACAAGATGTGGACCCAGGTCGCATCGCCTCCGAAGAAGAAGGGCGAGAAGCTCGTGGGCGGCGGATGGATTCACCACGCCGACGAGAACGACCGCGTGCATGGCTACGTGAACTCTAACGGCGCCGTGACGGGCCGCATGACTCACCGGATGCCGAACTCCGCCAACATCGACAAGGACGCGCGTATGCGTGCCCTGTGGATTCCTGGCGTGGGCTACGTGATGGTGGGCTGCGACGCCGAGGGCCTGGAGCTCCGCGTGCTCGCGCACTACCTGTGCCCGTTCGACAAGGGCCGGCTGGTGGTGGCGCTGCTGGAGGGCGACAAGTCCAAAGGCACCGATGCGCACTCGATGAACCGGGACTCGACCGAGCTACCGGACCGCGACTCGGCCAAGACGCTGCTGTACGCGGCGATGTACGGCTCGGGCGACCCGAACCTGGGCGAGATTTGGCTGAACGCGTGGCGTGCCACCGGCAAGCCGATCTACGAGTGGCCGACCTGGGCCTGGACGAAAGCGACAGGCAAGCCGCGACCCGCGAAGGTCATCGGCAAGATCGTCCGCGAGAAGCTCGTGGGCGGGATGGTCGGCTTCGGGAAGCTCATCGACGCCATCAAGAAGGCGGCCAAGGAGCGCGGCTACGTCAAGGGAATCGACGGGCGTCGCATCCGCGTCCGCTCGCAGCACGCTGCCCTGAACTCCCTGCTGCAAGGGACCGGCGCAATCATCATGAAGAAGGCCCTGTGCATCTATCACGACCGCGTGACTGCACTCGGCTGGAGGCATGGCGTCGAGTTCGGCTATCTCGCCAACGTCCACGACGAAGTTCAGCAGGAGGTCCTGCCGCACCTCGCGGAGCAGGCCGGGCAAATCTTCCAACAAGCCATCACCCAAGCTGGTGAGCACTTCAACTTCCGCTGCCGTCTCGACGGCGCGTATGACATTGGGAACAACTGGCATGAAACACACTGAACTGGCTGCGGCCAAGTTCCTGGCGGGACTCGCCGTCCTCCTGTTGCACCACGAAGAGTGCGAGCCGGACGAACTGGAGAACGCCCACGAGAACGCCGACGACGGCGGCAACTTCAACGACACGCTGGACTCGGGCATCGCCCTGGGCGAGCGCCTGCTGGCCGATGAAATCCGGGGACTCGCGGAGCGCTGCGGGGTGGACCTGGAGATCAAGCCGGCATGAAGGACGACATCGCAGTGGCCTGGGTCCTGGGCCTGATGTTCGGTAGCTGCCTCGCTGCCGGCGTCACTGTGTACATCTGGGCGTTCGGGAAGCTGGCCGCCTGATGCTCGCCCTGATCGACGGGGACGAGGCCATCTACAAAGCGTGCGTCATCAAAGTGGAAGACACCGATTGGGAATCGGAGACGATCGTGGATCGTCCCCCGACTCTCGAAGAAGCGGTGGACGCCCTGAAGCGCATGTTGGATTCGTGGATGGACTTGGCCCTGGCAGACGAGTTCACGTTCTGCCTCAGCCCGACGAACCGCACGTTGTTCCGTCGAGGCATCTACCCGCAGTACAAGGGCGGGCGCAGCGAAAAGCCGGACGTCTTCTGGCAACTGGAGGAATGGGTGAAGACCAACATGGACTGCACCGAGTTCCCCGGCCTGGAGGCCGATGACGTCATGGGCTGCATGAGCGGCGATGGGTTCGTCATCGTCTCGTCCGATAAGGACATGAAGACGGTCCCTGGCCGCCTCGTGAATCCCGGCAAGAAGGAGAAGGGAATCATCTCGCCGGCCCGCGCGGACTGGCAGTGGATGTACCAGACCCTCATGGGCGACGCGACCGACGGCTTCAAGGGTTGCATCGGTTGCGGACCAAAGGCCGCCGAGGACATTCTCAACGAATGCTCGGGCATCAAGGAGATGGCCGTGGCCGCCCGCGAGAAGTTCCTGGCGCCCAAGAAGGGCAAGTACAAGGACATCACCCAGACCGTCCACGACTTCCGCGTCAACGCTGTCATGGCCCGCATCCTGCGCCCTGGCGACTACAACCCGGCGACCGGCGATGTGAAGTACGACATCCCCGGCGTCAAATCCGTGAGTTTCAATGCAGACGAAAAAGCTGCGTAAGCCCCTGATCGGCCTCGCCGGTCGAGCTCGTTCGGGCAAGGACACCGCCGCCCAGGTCCTCATCGACTGGCACGGGTATCGCAAGGACTCCTTCGCCCGACCGATCCGCGAGTTCGTGGCCGGCCTGTGCGGGATCACCGTCGAAGAGATGGACCCGATCAAGGAGTCGCCGCATCCGCGCCTCTGCGGCGTGTCGCCGCGATACGCCATGCAGACCCTCGGGACCGAGTGGGGCCGGCACACCCTCGCCAAGAACATCTGGCTGGAACAGTGCCGCGCCCGCATCCTGGACAACGCCGAAGAGGGCGTGCCGACCGTCATCACGGACGTGCGCTTCGACAACGAGGCGGACCTGATCCGGGCGATGGGCGGCACGATCATTCACGTCGTCCGTCCGGATGCGCTCGTGGTGGCGGCACACGTGTCGGAGGCCGGCGTCACGGCTCAACCCTTCGACTTCCGCATCCTGAACGACGGCTCCCTGGACTCGTTCCAGCACGCCGTCACCCGCGTCTACCAAGACATCCGATGACCAACCTCACCCTGCCCCGATGGGTCTGGTACTGCCTCGCGGCGGTCCTGGTCCTGACGGGCGGGCTCGTCTACCGATCCCATGTCTATGACTCAGGCTACGACGCTGGCCGGGCCGCCGCAGAATCCGCAGCCGCTACCGCCCTGGCTCAGGCCCGCGCCGATGACGCTGCCGCAAGCGCGGACGCCGAGGCCCGCCTACGCGCTTCACTGAAGGTTTCCGAATATGAGCACCTCCGAATCCAAGCCGACCTCAAGTCTCGCCTGGCTGCTAGTGATCTCCGCGTCACTCGCCTGTCTGCTGACATCGCAAGGCTGCACGACGAAGCCGCAGGTAGTGCGCGACTTCCCTCCGATCCCGCCGTCCCTGGCGGAGCCGCCGGAGCCGATGCAGCCGATTACTCGGTGGCGGATTTGATCCTGACGATGGAGCAAAACTATGCGATTTGCCAACGCAATTCGGCTCGCCTGGAAGGGCTTCAAGTCTGGTATCGGTCTCTCGGGAAAGGCTCCGAGTAAATACGTACATGTTAGTGCCGACCCTATGCTCCTTAAGATAGACGAGGAAGGAATCCCCATGGATTGCCCCTCGTCCAAGGACCTCAGGATCGCCGCTGAGTACATCCGATTCCTCTTCCCCCTCCAGGACTTCAAGACCCTGGTGGAGGCCCAACAGTACCAAGCCGCCCATGAACTCGCTGGTATCCACGAGGGAGCTAAGTCCCTCGATGAGCTCGCGGACGCCCTGGACGAGCGCAACTCCCCCACTCGCCTATGAACTCTTTGAGTTCCTTCGTCGGACTGGTTACCCATGTGTGGGTGACTGGACTGTCGATCTATTGGGCCAGTGTGCGATATGCGCTTTCCACGATGGAGGCGGCATTAGTGCTGCGGTTTGGTTCGAGCCTATGGGTAATCGAGCCGCCCTCCATGTCCACGCTCGACCGGACGTCCGAGGGCGATGGGTCACACCGATGGTCCTGCGACGACTTAACGCTGTCGCCCGTGGCCTCGGAGTCCACGAAGTCGTGGCCGACCCACTGCCGGAACACCGTGGGTATCTGAGGCGCTTGGGGTTCCAACGTCTCACCTCCCACTTCCACCTCGATGTCCAAGCCCAATAAACAACCGACGCCCCAGGCCCCGCAGCCTGACGCTCCGGCCCCCATCGCCGTCTTCGGTCAAGAGGACAGCCCGGCGACCGCCGTACAGAAGAAGGCGCTCCAGCGCCGCTACCTGACGGCTGGCCCGTCCGCCGCCCCCTCGACCTCCACCAATGGAGTAGGCGTGAACCTGTGAAGCTACAGGACCGATACCAGGAGCTATCCCCGGAACGGGATATGCCCCTGCGACGGGCACAAGCCTGTGCCGCGCTCACGGTCCCTGCGATTTGCCCGATGCCGGGCCAGACCCCGGCGAACGCTCTCCCGCAGACCCATACGTCCTTCGGCTACCGAGGGGCAACCAATCTCGCCTCGAAGCTCATGATGGCGTTCCTCCCGCCGGGAGACTCAGCGTTCGACATCAACGTCAGCGTGGGGCTCCTGATGCGCGAGGGCGTCCTGTCGCCTCCCCCGGACATCATCAAGGGGCTCGCTCAGTGCGAGCAACTGATGAACACCAAGATCGAGGCGCTGTCCTGGCGCCGGTCCACGTTCACCTCGCTCCTGCACTGCATCGTGGCGGGTAACGTGGTCGAGTACATCCAGCCGGATGGAAAGCTGAAGCTGTACCGCCTGGACCAGTTCGTCTGCGTCCGCGACTTCACGGGCAAGGTCCTGGAGATCGTCACGGCGGAGAAGCTGAAGGCCCGGGGCCTGAGCCAAGACCTCCGCACGCGGACCGCGAAGAAGGAAGACGAGGACGTGATCCTCTACACCCGATTCGAGTACATCCGCGAGGGGTTCTACGCTGTCCAGCAAGACCTGGACGACGTGACCATCATGCCCCACAAGGTTCACCAAGGCATCATGCCGGCCAACGCGATTGCCTGGGAGCTCGTCCCCGGCGAGACCTATGGCCGCTCGCACGTCGAGGCGAACTACGCGGACCTCCTGGCGCTCGACAAGACGTCGCAGCATCTCCTGGAATCC
This Cupriavidus nantongensis DNA region includes the following protein-coding sequences:
- a CDS encoding ssDNA-binding protein; protein product: MADAKKKSKIIEKAVTPKGTLIYAWVDKPDNSEYGKGKYKCGILLEKGVKANDEFAKKLNSLHKAAKGKSDARPAKDGDELAEDNEKKEKLRGFWVITAKSQNKPSQKAADGKTDLKETARSGDFGRLSVAIAEYDAGANKGVTLYLNGLKLLERRAGHDLGFEDESDDYENDAAEGSDTSEDDDGDNGGNQGAGDDSDF
- a CDS encoding RusA family crossover junction endodeoxyribonuclease, which translates into the protein MVPLPAPRPRVFQNRAYMPASYTAFCKEVAAALPQTDEPPLDGELKMFIEFVCKPIAKSKFTTPAGDLDNLAKGVMDVLTKEGWYGDDRQIIRLVLSKRFPEAGEVPHMKFQLCRMLPQTCRLFPLESE
- a CDS encoding helix-turn-helix domain-containing protein, with amino-acid sequence MLPRFPVTAPVAPRDPLSPQARLVLKHLQSVGSITNVEANAVHRVRSLSRRITELKDAGHKVRKDFRKDTTGQRYVRYSLEK
- a CDS encoding DnaB-like helicase C-terminal domain-containing protein — translated: MGATHDTESVLLHKGPCDKCGSSDGRAVYDDGHSYCFAGCSDDDRYEGPTGEGTGRPAPERKPHKDLLPVGEYRDLNKRALTAETCRRFGYSVGRDRDGEPVQIATYCDATGAPVAQKLRTPDKDFAVLGDLKKAGLFGQHLWPAKGNKIVITEGEIDCLSVAQAQALKWPTVSIPNGAQGAAKAITKSLEFLRGYNEIILWFDNDEPGRKAVEECALLLPPGKCKVIVTPDDLKDANDLLRERGPAAVVKCIFDAQTYRPDGVIGGEQLTVERLKAKAAPGWQTPYPKLNEMTRGIRPRQLWMITAGTGVGKSTDAREWMYAALCEGMPCGAVFLEESVEDTAKYLVALDHNVLAEDLEDNPEILTDAQWAASHAKLFAPPGLYQAYDHFGAMDSDSLIAKLEFMAANGARLLFLDHITIAATGLDLEGVDALMVNLRSLIERTGCSIVCISHLRKTPTGAKAAEEGGQISLDDLKGSGSIKQIPDVIIAKERNQQAENEAERDVAQLRVLKVRRGGKTGPADKVKYDTVTGRLTPFVEPDPMECPEDDDDVPF
- a CDS encoding portal protein; this encodes MKLQDRYQELSPERDMPLRRAQACAALTVPAICPMPGQTPANALPQTHTSFGYRGATNLASKLMMAFLPPGDSAFDINVSVGLLMREGVLSPPPDIIKGLAQCEQLMNTKIEALSWRRSTFTSLLHCIVAGNVVEYIQPDGKLKLYRLDQFVCVRDFTGKVLEIVTAEKLKARGLSQDLRTRTAKKEDEDVILYTRFEYIREGFYAVQQDLDDVTIMPHKVHQGIMPANAIAWELVPGETYGRSHVEANYADLLALDKTSQHLLESGAIAARNLIFVKPNAAGGNLRKRIAEARNGAVLSGNGGQNGDIQPFQFNNANAMQSLNVEKQDLKRDLSVAFLLTNDLRRDAERVTAYELEMLVTEIEQSLGGVYSYLGPEMMGWRLEKLMAIMKSRKELPPIGDGDTEITVTTGLAALGKDAKIKRVRSFFSLLNETPQAFQEEAAGYVKFDTILTPAAAALGFPQSIKSSDEVAKEQAQRQQAEMVSQMAQRAAGPMASAAMQPA
- a CDS encoding DNA polymerase yields the protein MSHPDQWHREDHVDDILSFDLETDGFLKELTRIWVMAIGVVGSDDIITYTDHDPAYPSVAEGIERLRKHRDRGGKFVAHNGIGFDLKAIRKVSGLDIPWTQLWDTMVLGRLRNPERPGGHSLESYGVELGILKGSHNEWDRYSEAMRSYNAQDIAVTNALFLKLKPVLSWGESALLEHYVAYLIDLQMENGFPLNMKEAIELAAQLWEEREGYLAEMQRVFPPIYVSAGLKQPKVTRKYKDKQGRVWEYTKGAEYTEVTLQEFNPGSEYHIDRRLFRKYGFRFPLTEAGNPNVTEKILKKLDFPEVQPLIKYARVDKMWTQVASPPKKKGEKLVGGGWIHHADENDRVHGYVNSNGAVTGRMTHRMPNSANIDKDARMRALWIPGVGYVMVGCDAEGLELRVLAHYLCPFDKGRLVVALLEGDKSKGTDAHSMNRDSTELPDRDSAKTLLYAAMYGSGDPNLGEIWLNAWRATGKPIYEWPTWAWTKATGKPRPAKVIGKIVREKLVGGMVGFGKLIDAIKKAAKERGYVKGIDGRRIRVRSQHAALNSLLQGTGAIIMKKALCIYHDRVTALGWRHGVEFGYLANVHDEVQQEVLPHLAEQAGQIFQQAITQAGEHFNFRCRLDGAYDIGNNWHETH